In Natronorubrum halophilum, the genomic window CGCGGAATCACCTCGAACCCGCGTCGCACGGTCAGGTTCTGGTTAGCTCGAGCGGGTCGCTGTGCTCAGCGAACCGTCCGTGACCGATCGTGTACTGATCGAGCGCAACTCGGGTTCGCCGCGTTCGAGGGCATCGATACCGACCGATCCGAGCCACTCGAGCAACCGCGCCACCGCCTCGGGGGAGTCGATCCGACAGGAAGCCGCAGATGGCTCGTCGCCACCAACTCGAACACCGATCCCGTCCGATTCAACCGTCCGAAACGCCGACTCGTCGGTCACGTCGTCACCGATATAGATCGGCACCGTATCGGGGGGCATATCGGCCGCGATCAACGCGACCGCGTTCCCCTTCCCCCACGGAATCGACGGCCCGATCTCGTAGATCCGTTTTCCGGTCGAAACCTCGAGGGCGTCGCCGCCGACCTGGTCGACAACCGCGTGCGTCTGCCGTCGAACGAACGGCTGAGCGTCGTCTGGGACGGATCTGACGTGAACGGTTCCGGTCAAGCGCTTGTTTTCGATCCGGTAGTTCGGCACGGACTCGAGGGCCGTCTCGAGCGTTTCACAGACTCGTTCGACCTGCGACGCCCGTTTGTTAGCCACCGGGTGGACGGCGACCGATCCGCGGCGGGCGAGTTCGAGGCCGTGATTGCCGGCGTACATCTTCGGGCCATCGACCCGACCGCGAACGTCGGTCAGCGAACGACCGCTGATGATCGCCGTCGACACCGCGGGATCCGACGTGAGCGTCGCCAGGGCGTTCTCGTTTGCCGTTGTCGGCGTCGCTTCGTCCGGCTCTTCGACGATCGGCGCGAGTGTCCCATCAAAATCGAGACAGAGAAGCAGCCGTGACGCGTCGGCGAGTGTCGAACGGATCTGTGCTCGCTGCTCGTCGATCGGTGATGGCGGTGTTAGAGTCGACATCGATTACAGTTGCGGTGTTCGTTCGTGCGGATCAAAGTACGAATCCGAATTCGTGTCAGTGTCCGATCCCGTGTTTGAGCCCGCGTTCGAATCAGGATCGGAATCGCGATCAGTACGTTCGTCAAACTCTCGCTTCAGGTCCGAGTCAGGGCCTCGAGCGGGACCATCGCCGTGAACGCGACGGATCCAGTCGAACTGGGTCTCCATCCACCACTCGAGGTCGCCCTCGAGAACCCGCTTCCGAAGCGTGTTCATCCGACGCTGTCGCTCGTCGGAGGGCATCGAGACCGCCGTTTCGATCTGTCGTGCGAATCCGTCGATATCGGTCGGATCGATCGTGAGCGCGTGCGAGCCGAGCGTCTCGTGAGCACCGGTTCCCTCGCTCAACACTAACGTACCATCCCCGTCGATGCTCGCGGCGACGTACTCCTGTGCGACCAGGTTCATCCCGTCGACGAGCGGACTCACGACCATTAGATCCGCGCGCCGATACAGCGCACAGAGATCGGCGGCCGAGATGTGGTCTTCGGTGTAGACGATCGGATCCCACTCACGCGTGCCGAATCGCCGATTGATCCGTTCGGCTTCGCTCCGGACGAGTTCGCCGTGTTTCTCGTACGCCCGAATGTCGGTTCGGGAAGGGGTAGCCGTCTGAACGAACGTGAACTCGCCGTGCCACGCCGGATTTCGCTCGAGGAACCGCTCGATGGCGGCCAGCCGTTCGGGAATCCCCTTCGAATAGTCGAGTCGATCGACGCCGAGTCCGATGACGTTCTCGCGTTGAATGTCGTATCGATCGAACAGCGACGAGAGCTGTGACGCTGAAACCGATCGGGCATCCTGATCGTACGACTCGGCATCGACCCCCATCGGCGTCGCGACGACGCGGGTCGTCTCGCCATCGTATCGAACGGTCCGGCGTTCCCGGTCGACGTCCGCGGCCGGCAGGTACCGCTGCACGCAGTCGAGGAAGCGGTCGGCGTACCTGTCGATATGGAACCCCAACAGATCGTTCCCGAGCAACCCCTCGAGAACGCGAACGCCCACCGGGCAGCGCTGAAAGGTCGCCGCCGACGGCCACGGAATGTGCCAGAACTGCGCAACGGTCGTCGACCGTGGAACCGACTCGCAGATCATTCGCGGGGCGAGCGCGAAGTGGTAGTCCTGAAGCCAGACGACCGAGTCAGCCGTCGCGTGCTCGCTCACCGCCTCGGCGAAACGCTCGTTGACCGTCCGGTACCACTCGAAATCGTTCGGTCGGTTTTCGACGAGGTCGGTGAATCCGTGACACAACGGCCAGAGAACGCGATTGCTGAATCCGTAGTAGTAGGAGTCGACCGCCTCGTCCGAGAGGTCGATGCGCTGGAGCGTATAGGCCTCCTCGTCCGGCGGGACAGCAACGCGGTCGTGTTCGTCCGCGACGGCGAAGTCGGCGTCACCGTCGCCCCAGGCGATCCACGTTCCTTCGGCCCGTTGGAGGACGGGATCGAGACCGGCAGTCAGTCCGCCGGTCGGTTCATCGACCGTTATGGACCGATCGGCAGTCTCGGCAGCCGACTCGGAAACGGAACTATCGGCTTGCCTCTCTCCGTCTTCGGAGACATCCGGTGGTTCCTTCGTGTCCGCGGCCGACACCGCCTCCTCGTATTCGTGTCGATATGGTTGGCGGTTCGAAACAACGATCAGTGGACCGGGACAGGACGGCCCGTCGGACCGGACGTCATCGGTCCCTCGACCGTACCCGTCGGCCCGTAGCTGTCGATTGTTCGGGTGCGTCGACGACGACCGCGCGTCGGTAAATCGCATTCGCTGCTATATCACTCCCTCGGACCGGGTTGGTTCGCGGCCTGCATCCGCATGGGAGTCTAATAGTCCCCCCCGATAGTAGCCGAAATCGACCGACTGTCTGGACGGTGTGACTGACCGACGGTTGACTGTGTGCGGTGGTTGGCGTGCGTGCGGTGGTTGATCGGTGGTTGGCGTACGGCGGTGGTTGATCGCGGTAGGTTAGCCTACGTGTGGCGGTTGATCGCGGTAGGTTAGCCTACGTGTGGCGGTTGATCGTGGTAGGTTAGCCTACGTGTGGCGGTTGATCGCGGTGATTGGCGTACGTGCGGTGGTTGATCGGTGGTTGGCGTGCGTGCGGTTACCCGTCCGCGAGACGGACCAAACGTTCTTTCCGCTCTCGTGTGAATCGCCGGTATGCACTCTCCGTTCGAAAATCGGATTCGGGCGTGTAAGCGACGACTCGAGCGCACCGATGCGGCGTTGCTCGTCTGCTTTCCGAGTCCGAATCTGACCTACCTCACCGGCTTCGAGGAGTCGCCGTCCGAGCGCCACCTGTTGTTGTTCGTTCCGCAAACAGGCGATCCCGTCTTCGTCGCACCCGCGATGTACGAACAACAACTCGCGGGACTGCCGCTCGGCGATCCGCCGCTCGAGTTGCGATTGTGGGACGACGACGATGACCCCGTTGACCTGATCGATACCGTTCTCGAGGAGATAGTCGGCCGAAACGGATTCGAGGAAAAACTCGGTCGAGGTGAATTCGAGGATAGTCAGGATGAACGCGGTCGAGGCGAATTCGAGGGCAGTCGGGATGAACGCGAGGCCGCCTCCGCAGGCGATTCGGCACCGTCGATCCTCGTCGACGATCGGCTGTGGGCGACGTTCACGCACGACCTCCGGGAGTGCGTTCCGAACGCAACGTTCGGTCTCGCGAGTACCGTCCTCGAGGACCTGTGGATCCGCAAAGACGAGGTCGAACTCGAGGCGCTTCGACGGGCCGGGACGATCGCCGATCGCGTCTCGCTCGAGGTTCGCTCGCGCGGGGAGGACCTCGTCGGGACGACCGAAGCGGAACTGGCGAGTGAGATCGAGCGACTGCTCGCAACCTCCGGCGGCGGTGAGCCGTCGTTTACGACGATCGTCGCGTCGGGACCGAACGGCGCGCGACCACACCACCACAGCGGAGACCGAGCGATCGAACCCGGTGACCCGATCGTTCTGGATTTCGGCGCGTTCGTCGCGGCGGACCTCGAGGCGGGAACGGGTCGATATCCCGGCGACCAGACCCGGACGATGGTCGTCGGCGAGCCCTCACCCGAGTACGAACGCGTTCACGAAACCGTATTGTCGGCACAGAAAGCTGCGATCGACGCCGTCGAACCGGGCGTGGCTGCTGGCGCGATCGACCGGGCCGCGCGGTCAGTTATCGAAGACGCCGGCTACGGCGACGCCTTCGTCCACCGAACCGGCCACGGCGTCGGACTCGAGGTCCACGAGCCACCCTACATCGTCGACGGCAACGACCGCGAGCTCGAGCCCGGAATGGTGTTCAGCGTCGAGCCGGGCATCTACCTCGAGGGCAAATTCGGGGTCAGGATCGAAGATCTCGTCGTGGTCACTGAAGGCGGCGCTGAACGACTGAACGACTCACCCCGTGGCTGGGAAACCGGTGGTAGACGCCGGTAGCAGACACGAGTGGTACGAAGAGAGACGAACGCAAGACACCGGGTTTCCGATGAAACCGACACCAGGTTTCCGGTGGAATCCACCATTTCGATACCCACTACGCGCCATCCGTTCCGATACCCATTACGCGTCGTCCGTTTCGACGAGAACCTTCCGGACGACGTCCGGGTCCTCGAGCAGTTGGTGCTCGGTGTAACTTCCTTCCGCGCTACCGCCGCTCTGGCGGGATTGCTCGATAATATCGAGGAACGCGTGTTCTTTCAGCAGGTCACGAACCCGTCGAAGCGAGAGCGTATCGGAGCCTTCCTGGCGGCAGATCTCCTCGTAGACGTCGAAGATCTTGGTCGTCCGGAATCCATCCTCGTTGGGCGTGTTGAGCGCGAGAACCGCGAGCGCCTGCAACACGTATCGGGAATGCGGTGTCGAGCCCCGAATGAGCTCCCGGAACCGGTCGGTTTCGGCCCGTTCGCGGGCCTGCACGATGAACTCCTCGCGAACCGTCTCGCTGCCGTTGGACTGGGCGATCTCGCCGGCATACCGAAGGATATCGATCGCCTTCCGGGCGTCACCGTGTTCGCGCGCAGCGAGGGCTGCAGCCCGCGGAACGACCGACGGCTCGAGTATCTCGTCTTTGAACGCGTCGCTTCGAGCCTGCATAATGTCTCGAAGCTGGTTCGCGTCGTACGGCGGGAAGACGAACTCGCGTTCACAGAGACTGGATTTGACCCGCTCGTCCATCCGATCCTTGTACTTGATTTTGTTACTGATACCGATCACGCCGATTTTGCACGACTCGAGTTTGCCGGCTTCTCCCGCGCGCGAAAGTTGCATCAGAATGTCGTCGTCGTCGAGTTTATCGACCTCGTCCAGAATGATGAGAACGACCTCGTATTGGGTATCCAGGACCCGCCAGAGGCGCTTGTAGTACGTCGACGTGCTGAGCCCCTTGTCGGGAATCTTGACGTCGGTGATCGCTGAATCGTTCAGCGAGTGAGCGATCGTCTGGACGGCCTGGGTCTCCGTGCTATCCTGTGCGCAGTCGACGTAGGCGAAGTCGGCCGTGACACCTTCATCTTTTGCGACACGAACCAGCCGCTCCGAGATGTGTTTTGCACAGAGTGACTTTCCGGTGCCCGTCTTGCCGTAGATAAGCAGATTGCTCGGGCTCTGCCCGAAGATGGCCGGATTGACGGCGTTCGCGAGATCCGCGATCTCGTCGTCTCGGCCGACGATACGCCCCTCCTCGGGGAGGTGGTTGATCTCGAGCAGTTCCTTGTTCTCGAAGATTGGATCGTCACGGGTGAAGAGGTCATCGCCGGAGCTCGACATAGAGTATAGACACCACGTTTCCGGTGAAACGTCTTTACTGTTTGGACTCGAGAGCGGAAAATCCGTCACGGTGACGAATTTGGCGTCGAGAGCGATTCTCGAGCGGGTGGGGTGGACGAAGAGCGGGAGGGTGCTCGATTAGAGCACACACACACCGGGTTTCCGGTGAAATGGGGTGAACGGGGTGGGGGGTGCAGTTGAAACGGGGGTTGAGGTTCACCGGAAACCCGGTGTGTGAGAGAAACTGAGAGACACAAATTCGTGGTTCAGACCCATTAGAAGCACAATACGAGTAGTATTAGAATAGGAAAACGGGGTGATGAAAATACAGGAGAAGAGTAAATGAGACAAGAACCCCACAGGATAAGAAGCCACAAAGATGAGAGACAACAGCCCTCAAAGAGACTGTGGGGTAAGGAATAGTGAACAATAACCGAATGAGAATGTCACGATATCACTCGAGACCGCCATCGAGAACGGCTCAGAATCGGGATTTCCGGTGAATCATCGCTCGTTGGCTAACGCCAACACAGGCAAGATGTTATTTAACTTAATGGACTTTTTAGTTTACTGCACCTTATAATTAACTATTCCTCGGACGGGTGACTGTTAATTGTTCTACAGTTAAACTTCAATGGATGAGGGTGGTTAACCCAACATTCCCGCTATCATTCTAGAGTCCTATAGACTCGAGAAACTCTGCAGAGGACCTTCATGGGGCTCTACAATCGAGTCTCGTCCCTTCTATCCGAATGAAGGACGACAAATCATCGCATCACCTCTCCCCAATCCATTTCACCGGAAACGTGGTGTGCGCGCGCTCCGATTCTGCCCCTAGAATGATTTCGCTCGTTGGAAGGGTTCGGTACCTCTCCCGTGAATCCCTCCTCTTCTGGAGATCTCTCTGGTTTACCGTTTTGTCCCGCCGCCTCCAGACTCGTTCTCCGCCTTCACCCTCGTTTTCCATCTCCAGTTTTCTGACTCGAATCCCGACCCCAATCCACAGACCTCATTTCTGACCCTCTAGCTGTCCTAACTGTCCTCGTAGAATTCTCGTAGAACCCGTCTCATCGTCAGTCCCCATCCAGATTCACCCTCGCAATATTCGCAGTCGTTCACCTGTTTCACCGGAAACCTGGTGTGTCCGCCAAACAGTAGCGTGTGCTTTCTCACTCTCGTTCACCGGAAACGTGGTGTGTCTGTGCGGATAATCGCGTCGCCGTTCGTCTCTACAGGCTACCGCGTTTCAGTTCCCCGCTTCCCTCGGTCCGGACCTCCCAGACGGTTTTATCACGTCCCGAGTCACGTATCGCTCCTCCCGTTCGGCCCGGCCAATTCATCGGAAACCCGGTGTGTCCCTCGAGCAACATAGTCTCGAAAACCGGACAGTCACATTCGATGATTTCACCGGAAACGTGGTGTGGTTACGAGAGACTACTGCTATAGGTACGAGGTGTTTCAATGGGGGGTAGACCGCTTACTCGGTTTTCAGTAGTAGTAGAGCTCGACTTCGTGACCACAGCTTCGACACGTCGATTCGATTCCCTGGAGCCGGTTCGACTCGCTCTCTTCGATGATTCCTGGACCCGGTGGAACGGACGCACTGACCGTTGCCTCACACTCCGGACAGCCGATATGCATATCTGAGCGGTTCGATCGAGACATACCCTGAGCGTATTCGATTATTCCGGATAGTTATACTAGTCGTACGGGTAGTTCTGTCTCCGTTTCGGTGCATTTCGATGCTGTAGGATCGCATTTAACTTGCCACTCTGTGTCCCGATACCGTCGATATCCTCCCTCTCGGCGAGTAATCGTTCCCTGTCGATTCACGGCACCTCGAAGGATACGTCCTCGAAGTCGAAAAATGCCGTCTCGTAGCCATCGTGTCTCGAGACCGTCGGTGTATCGACGGACACCGTGATCTCGTCGCCGCTCTCGAGCGCGTCGAGGCCGATTCCGTAGTGATGGACGAACTCGTGGTCGACCGTCTCAGTCAGTGGCTCGTCCTCGAGGACGGTCGAGCCGTCCCGATCGATCGTCGCATCGAGCGAGGCGAACGGGAGACTCACGTCGTTGTACGGGGTCCGCAAGTAGAGCGCCAAATACACGCTCTCATCGTTAGTGGTAAACCGGTCGACGTCCGTGACGATCGCAGAGAGCTTCGCGTCGGCGCTGCGCTCGGTCCCGAGCAGTTCGCCGGGGAGTTCTTCGACCGGCGGCCCGGCCGATGAC contains:
- the otsB gene encoding trehalose-phosphatase, which translates into the protein MSTLTPPSPIDEQRAQIRSTLADASRLLLCLDFDGTLAPIVEEPDEATPTTANENALATLTSDPAVSTAIISGRSLTDVRGRVDGPKMYAGNHGLELARRGSVAVHPVANKRASQVERVCETLETALESVPNYRIENKRLTGTVHVRSVPDDAQPFVRRQTHAVVDQVGGDALEVSTGKRIYEIGPSIPWGKGNAVALIAADMPPDTVPIYIGDDVTDESAFRTVESDGIGVRVGGDEPSAASCRIDSPEAVARLLEWLGSVGIDALERGEPELRSISTRSVTDGSLSTATRSS
- a CDS encoding Cdc6/Cdc18 family protein; protein product: MSSSGDDLFTRDDPIFENKELLEINHLPEEGRIVGRDDEIADLANAVNPAIFGQSPSNLLIYGKTGTGKSLCAKHISERLVRVAKDEGVTADFAYVDCAQDSTETQAVQTIAHSLNDSAITDVKIPDKGLSTSTYYKRLWRVLDTQYEVVLIILDEVDKLDDDDILMQLSRAGEAGKLESCKIGVIGISNKIKYKDRMDERVKSSLCEREFVFPPYDANQLRDIMQARSDAFKDEILEPSVVPRAAALAAREHGDARKAIDILRYAGEIAQSNGSETVREEFIVQARERAETDRFRELIRGSTPHSRYVLQALAVLALNTPNEDGFRTTKIFDVYEEICRQEGSDTLSLRRVRDLLKEHAFLDIIEQSRQSGGSAEGSYTEHQLLEDPDVVRKVLVETDDA
- a CDS encoding alpha,alpha-trehalose-phosphate synthase (UDP-forming); protein product: MRFTDARSSSTHPNNRQLRADGYGRGTDDVRSDGPSCPGPLIVVSNRQPYRHEYEEAVSAADTKEPPDVSEDGERQADSSVSESAAETADRSITVDEPTGGLTAGLDPVLQRAEGTWIAWGDGDADFAVADEHDRVAVPPDEEAYTLQRIDLSDEAVDSYYYGFSNRVLWPLCHGFTDLVENRPNDFEWYRTVNERFAEAVSEHATADSVVWLQDYHFALAPRMICESVPRSTTVAQFWHIPWPSAATFQRCPVGVRVLEGLLGNDLLGFHIDRYADRFLDCVQRYLPAADVDRERRTVRYDGETTRVVATPMGVDAESYDQDARSVSASQLSSLFDRYDIQRENVIGLGVDRLDYSKGIPERLAAIERFLERNPAWHGEFTFVQTATPSRTDIRAYEKHGELVRSEAERINRRFGTREWDPIVYTEDHISAADLCALYRRADLMVVSPLVDGMNLVAQEYVAASIDGDGTLVLSEGTGAHETLGSHALTIDPTDIDGFARQIETAVSMPSDERQRRMNTLRKRVLEGDLEWWMETQFDWIRRVHGDGPARGPDSDLKREFDERTDRDSDPDSNAGSNTGSDTDTNSDSYFDPHERTPQL
- a CDS encoding aminopeptidase P family protein; protein product: MHSPFENRIRACKRRLERTDAALLVCFPSPNLTYLTGFEESPSERHLLLFVPQTGDPVFVAPAMYEQQLAGLPLGDPPLELRLWDDDDDPVDLIDTVLEEIVGRNGFEEKLGRGEFEDSQDERGRGEFEGSRDEREAASAGDSAPSILVDDRLWATFTHDLRECVPNATFGLASTVLEDLWIRKDEVELEALRRAGTIADRVSLEVRSRGEDLVGTTEAELASEIERLLATSGGGEPSFTTIVASGPNGARPHHHSGDRAIEPGDPIVLDFGAFVAADLEAGTGRYPGDQTRTMVVGEPSPEYERVHETVLSAQKAAIDAVEPGVAAGAIDRAARSVIEDAGYGDAFVHRTGHGVGLEVHEPPYIVDGNDRELEPGMVFSVEPGIYLEGKFGVRIEDLVVVTEGGAERLNDSPRGWETGGRRR